In Juglans microcarpa x Juglans regia isolate MS1-56 chromosome 7D, Jm3101_v1.0, whole genome shotgun sequence, the following are encoded in one genomic region:
- the LOC121239584 gene encoding ruBisCO large subunit-binding protein subunit beta, chloroplastic has product MASTFTAMSSVGPLASPSCRAMDKKFVPSSDKLSSSASFSPFTIARRQSVMSRRNRSPLIFAMAKELHFNKDGSAIKKLQTGVNKLADLVGVTLGPKGRNVVLESKYGSPKIVNDGVTVAKEVELEDPVENIGAKLVRQAAAKTNDLAGDGTTTSVVLAQGLIAEGVKVVAAGANPVLITRGIEKTTKALVSELKSISKEVEDSELADVAAVSAGNNYEVGNMIAEAMSKVGRKGVVTLEEGKSAENSLYVVEGMQFDRGYISPYFVTDSEKMAVEFENCKLLLVDKKITNARDLINVLEDAIRGGYPIVIIAEDIEQEALATLVVNKLRGALKIAALKAPGFGERKSQYLDDIAILTGGTVIRDEVGLTLDKADKEVLGQASKVVLTKDITTIVGDGSTQEAVNKRVAQIRNLIEAAEQDYEKEKLNERIAKLSGGVAVIQVGAQTETELKEKKLRVEDALNATKAAVEEGIVVGGGCTLLRLASKVDAIKDSLDNDEEKVGADIVKRALSYPLKLIAKNAGVNGSVVSEKVLSSDNPKYGYNAATGKYEDLMAAGIIDPTKVVRCCLEHAASVAKTFLMSDCVVVEIKEPESVPAGNPMDNSGYGY; this is encoded by the exons ATGGCATCAACTTTCACTGCTATGTCTTCAGTTGGCCCCTTGGCTTCTCCTAGCTGTCGCGCTATGGATAAGAAATTTGTTCCATCTTCCGACAAGTTGTCATCTTCGGCTTCCTTTTCTCCATTCACTATAGCTAGGAGGCAGAGTGTGATGTCACGAAGAAATCGATCTCCCTTGATCTTTGCAATGGCAAAGGAATTGCATTTCAACAAGGACGGCTCGGCTATTAAGAAACTGCAA ACTGGTGTGAACAAGCTTGCGGATCTAGTTGGGGTTACTCTTGGTCCAAAAGGCAGGAATGTTGTTTTAGAAAGCAAGTATGGCTCCCCAAAAATTGTTAATGATGGTGTTACAGTGGCAAAAGAG GTTGAGTTGGAAGATCCAGTTGAGAACATCGGTGCTAAGTTGGTGAGACAAGCGGCTGCCAAGACCAATGATTTGGCTGGTGATGGAACAACAACTTCTGTGGTTCTTGCACAAGGTCTTATTGCCGAGGGTGTTAAG GTGGTAGCAGCTGGTGCAAACCCGGTCTTAATTACTCGAGGTATTGAGAAGACTACGAAAGCTCTAGTGTCTGAGCTTAAGTCGATCTCAAAAGAG GTTGAAGACAGTGAGCTGGCTGATGTGGCAGCAGTTAGTGCTGGAAACAACTATGAAGTAGGAAACATGATAGCTGAAGCCATGAGTAAGGTGGGTCGCAAGGGTGTGGTGACTCTAGAAGAGGGAAAAAGTGCCGAGAACAGCCTGTATGTTGTTGAAGGAATGCAATTTGACCGCGGTTACATCTCGCCTTACTTTGTTACTGATAGTGAGAAAATGGctgttgaatttgaaaattgCAAG TTGCTTCTTGTtgataagaaaataacaaatgCAAGGGATCTTATTAACGTTTTGGAGGATGCTATCAGAGGTGGATACCCGATTGTGATAATTGCTGAAGACATTGAGCAAGAAGCTCTAGCAACTCTGGTTGTGAACAAGCTTAGAGGGGCTCTGAAGATTGCTGCACTCAAAGCCCCTGGATTTGGAGAGCGAAAAAGCCAGTACCTTGATGACATTGCCATTCTCACTGGAG GAACTGTAATCAGAGATGAGGTGGGGCTTACCTTAGACAAAGCTGACAAGGAGGTGCTTGGCCAGGCTTCAAAGGTGGTGCTTACCAAGGATATTACCACAATTGTTGGTGATGGAAGCACACAAGAAGCTGTAAACAAGAGAGTTGCACAGATTAGAAATCTTATTGAG GCGGCAGAACAAGACTATGAGAAGGAAAAACTGAATGAAAGGATTGCAAAATTGTCAGGTGGTGTTGCTGTGATTCAG GTTGGTGCACAAACGGAGACAGAGCTTAAAGAGAAGAAACTGAGAGTTGAAGATGCTCTTAACGCAACCAAG GCTGCTGTTGAGGAAGGTATTGTAGTCGGTGGTGGATGCACTTTGCTGAGACTTGCGTCGAAGGTGGATGCTATCAAGGACAGCCTTGACAATGATGAAGAAAAG GTTGGAGCAGATATTGTCAAAAGAGCTTTGAGCTACCCATTGAAATTGATTGCCAAGAATGCTGGTGTTAATGGAAGTGTGGTCAGTGAGAAG GTGCTATCCAGTGACAATCCTAAGTATGGATATAATGCTGCGACCGGAAAATATGAAGATTTAATGGCTGCTGGTATAATTGATCCAACTAAG GTGGTCAGATGTTGCCTTGAGCATGCAGCCTCCGTAGCAAAAACGTTCTTGATGTCAGATTGCGTAGTTGTTGAAATCAAGGAGCCCGAATCAGTGCCTGCTGGCAATCCCATGGACAATTCAG GATATGGCTACTAA
- the LOC121239742 gene encoding probable WRKY transcription factor 43, which yields MSDASHSRQPSMQIDQDGYRDQDDQQDIDGRGYRLVLPEDGYEWKKYGQKFIKNVGKVRSYFKCQRSNCGAKKRADWSTSEAGSLRVVYDGLHSHSQSDDHGTTTTSSSSSNSMSTSSTTANQYDLLTQVFGDHRSLTNINSHHQQRHDR from the exons ATGAGTGACGCTTCCCATAGCAGACAACCGTCTAT GCAAATTGATCAGGATGGATATAGAGATCAAGATGATCAGCAGGATATAGACGGTAGAGGATATCGATTGGTCTTACCAGAAGATGGGTATGAATGGAAAAAATATGGCCAaaagttcataaaaaatgttggtAAAGTCAG AAGCTATTTCAAGTGCCAAAGAAGTAATTGTGGTGCGAAGAAGAGAGCAGACTGGTCCACCTCGGAGGCCGGTAGTCTACGAGTGGTGTATGATGGGTTGCACAGCCATTCCCAATCCGATGATCATGGAACTACTACtacttcttcatcatcatctaaTTCCATGagtactagtagtactactgccAACCAATATGACTTGTTGACACAAGTTTTTGGAGATCATCGATcattaactaatattaattCTCATCATCAGCAACGTCATGATCGATGA
- the LOC121239442 gene encoding probable serine/threonine-protein kinase PBL16 has protein sequence MGNCCCRWETSIYRVSTNVKSDQAQLVKQRNDDSKLPSNPKEVEDLRRDSAANPLIAFTFNELKIITGNFRQDRVLGGGGFGSVYKGFIAEDLREGLPPLPVAVKVHDGDNSYQGHREWLAEVIFLGQLSHPNLVKLIGYCCEDEHRVLIYEYMARGSVENNLFSRVLLPMSWSTRMKIAFGAAKGLAFLHEAEKPVIYRDFKTSNILLDLDYNAKLSDFGLAKDGPEGDKSHVSTRIMGTYGYAAPEYIMTGHLSSSSDVYSFGVVLLELLTGRKSLDKLRPAREQNLADWALPLLKEKKKFLNIIDPRLEGDYPIRGVHKAAMLAYHCLNRNPKARPLMRDIVDSLEPLQVPTEVSTEKTMLTIISQVSDTESKGKEDAQSN, from the exons ACCAGGCCCAATTGGTGAAACAAAGGAACGATGATAGTAAATTACCATCGAACCCAAAAGAAGTAGAAGATTTGCGCCGTGATTCAGCAGCGAATCCATTGATTGCCTTCACCTTCAATGAGCTGAAGATAATCACTGGAAATTTTAGGCAAGACCGAGTGCTGGGGGGAGGAGGGTTTGGAAGTGTTTATAAAGGGTTTATTGCTGAGGATCTAAGGGAAGGGCTTCCTCCACTTCCTGTAGCTGTTAAGGTTCATGATGGTGATAACAGCTATCAAGGTCACAGAGAATGGCTG GCCGAAGTCATATTTTTGGGGCAGCTTTCTCATCCAAATTTGGTAAAATTGATTGGATATTGCTGTGAAGATGAGCATCGGGTACTTATATATGAGTATATGGCGCGGGGTAGTGTGGAAAATAATCTGTTTTCAA gagtATTGCTTCCTATGTCTTGGTCCACTAGAATGAAAATTGCATTTGGAGCTGCAAAAGGACTTGCCTTTCTCCATGAAGCTGAGAAACCTGTCATCTATCGTGATTTTAAGACGTCTAATATTCTGTTAGACTTG GACTACAATGCAAAGCTCTCTGACTTTGGCCTTGCAAAAGATGGGCCAGAGGGAGACAAGTCTCATGTTTCTACTCGCATAATGGGAACATATGGGTATGCTGCACCCGAGTATATTATGACAG GCCATCTAAGTTCTAGTAGTGATGTTTATAGCTTCGGCGTTGTTCTTCTTGAACTTCTTACGGGAAGAAAATCCTTAGACAAGTTACGGCCAGCCCGAGAGCAGAACCTAGCAGATTGGGCTCTCCCGTTActtaaagagaagaagaaatttctGAATATCATAGATCCAAGACTAGAAGGAGATTATCCTATTAGAGGAGTTCACAAGGCTGCCATGCTAGCTTACCATTGTCTAAACAGGAATCCAAAGGCAAGGCCTCTAATGCGAGATATAGTGGACTCCTTGGAGCCTCTTCAGGTCCCTACTGAGGTTTCAACTGAAAAAACTATGTTAACTATAATTAGCCAAGTTTCAGATACAGAGtcgaaaggaaaagaagatgcACAGAGTAACTGA